One stretch of Halobaculum marinum DNA includes these proteins:
- a CDS encoding DUF5789 family protein — protein sequence MRLNGTEDQLAAHEYPATSGELIDAYGDTRIELQDGSDTIGAVLGRLGSETFHSADDVMMTLWGGVGHEAVGRRFYSDRDAPSVGEDGPDPVSF from the coding sequence ATGCGCCTGAACGGCACGGAAGACCAGTTGGCGGCCCACGAGTACCCCGCGACGAGCGGCGAACTCATCGACGCGTACGGCGACACGCGGATCGAACTGCAGGACGGTTCCGACACCATCGGCGCCGTACTCGGTCGCCTCGGCTCCGAGACGTTCCACTCCGCCGACGACGTGATGATGACGCTGTGGGGCGGCGTCGGCCACGAGGCCGTCGGTCGTCGCTTCTACAGCGACCGCGACGCCCCGAGCGTCGGCGAGGACGGGCCAGACCCCGTCTCGTTCTAA
- a CDS encoding DUF6757 family protein, whose product MQCHYCDRDAAYAAERGGLRVGLCESHFRDRVEELAESEGLEAIREQVDVTQTDRES is encoded by the coding sequence ATGCAGTGTCACTACTGTGACCGGGACGCCGCCTACGCCGCCGAGCGCGGCGGTCTCAGGGTCGGGCTGTGCGAGTCGCACTTCCGCGACCGCGTCGAGGAACTCGCCGAGAGCGAGGGGCTCGAAGCCATCCGAGAGCAGGTGGACGTGACACAGACCGACCGGGAGTCGTAA
- a CDS encoding NAD(P)H-binding protein, whose amino-acid sequence MRVLVTGATGFVGRRLVPALLAAGHEVVALVRDADRYDAPDDVRVLEGDLLAADEVRLVTGPGETSAQPLGRWLAALDCDAAYYLVHSMGEDGDFAEADRRAATTFADAASAGGLDRVVYLGGLGEEGEDRSDLSEHLRSRREVGAILAAGEYDLTTLRAAVIVGAGSASFEIIRQLAARLPVMVTPRWVRTECQPIFVDDVVAYLVGVLDAPKTAGGTYDIGGPDVLTYEEMLRRTRRALGGRLYVVPVPVLTPRLSSGWVRLVTDVPDDLVDPLVDGLRTPVVVGDDAIREHVPVELTPFDEALAVALAGTDEGVDPPGERGAETPADPDDDAGDDPAAESGVSA is encoded by the coding sequence ATGCGTGTCCTCGTCACCGGCGCCACCGGGTTCGTCGGTCGCCGTCTCGTCCCCGCGCTGCTCGCCGCCGGCCACGAGGTGGTCGCGCTCGTGCGCGACGCCGACCGCTACGACGCGCCCGACGACGTGCGCGTCCTCGAAGGTGACCTCCTCGCGGCCGACGAAGTTCGCCTCGTCACCGGCCCCGGCGAGACGAGCGCCCAACCGCTGGGTCGCTGGCTCGCCGCCCTCGACTGCGACGCCGCCTACTACCTCGTCCACTCGATGGGCGAGGACGGCGACTTCGCCGAGGCCGACCGCCGGGCGGCGACGACGTTCGCCGACGCCGCGAGCGCCGGCGGACTCGATCGGGTGGTGTACCTCGGCGGCCTCGGCGAGGAGGGCGAGGACCGATCTGATCTCTCCGAGCACCTCCGGTCTCGCCGCGAGGTCGGTGCGATCCTCGCGGCGGGCGAGTACGACCTGACGACGCTTCGCGCCGCCGTGATCGTGGGTGCCGGCTCCGCGAGCTTCGAGATCATCCGCCAACTGGCCGCCCGCCTCCCCGTGATGGTCACCCCGCGGTGGGTCCGCACCGAGTGCCAGCCCATCTTCGTCGACGACGTGGTCGCGTACCTCGTCGGCGTGCTCGACGCCCCCAAGACGGCCGGCGGCACCTACGACATCGGCGGACCGGACGTGCTCACCTACGAGGAGATGCTCCGGCGCACCCGGCGGGCGCTCGGCGGCCGACTGTACGTCGTCCCGGTGCCGGTGCTCACGCCGCGACTGTCCTCGGGGTGGGTCCGCCTCGTCACCGACGTGCCCGACGACCTGGTCGACCCGCTCGTCGACGGGCTGCGCACGCCGGTCGTCGTCGGCGACGACGCCATCCGCGAGCACGTCCCCGTCGAGTTGACGCCGTTCGACGAGGCGCTGGCGGTCGCCCTCGCCGGCACCGACGAGGGAGTCGACCCGCCCGGTGAGCGCGGAGCAGAGACCCCCGCGGACCCCGACGACGACGCCGGCGACGACCCGGCGGCCGAGTCCGGGGTGTCCGCGTGA
- a CDS encoding DUF5784 family protein yields the protein MARPLRFRYAPGTWSQSRIHDDLYRPLDDNLGATERDPWFAPPAGYDARRFDMDDGSLALFCWTDDGDGPTGVGGGAGAYWLGNTETPSSLWRTEKYALADVPFAVTRWAERELLAVLYEDEPWFEDFPHLAWYFLPVLCSKDGSGTTREFFREHAAGFPDADRFDALGFYEQFLATGILDDEREEMASKLGTSEYLDLTRMTATMGEFDVARLLVNAGYDIEPEIEVTTDHVIDFRATHDDGTSTLVEVTRPVAPNLRSAGTPSAAVRDTVETKTSGQLEAHGGGVTLFVDCSSFPDDDWFAVRGEQPDVGHRPAVVFRSRPDGRTEAYKKGSVPLDMDAALEWV from the coding sequence GTGGCACGCCCGCTTCGGTTCAGATACGCCCCCGGCACGTGGTCGCAGTCGCGGATCCACGACGATCTCTACCGCCCGCTCGACGACAACCTCGGGGCGACCGAGCGCGACCCGTGGTTCGCCCCGCCCGCGGGGTACGACGCCCGTCGCTTCGACATGGACGACGGGAGCCTCGCGCTGTTCTGTTGGACCGACGACGGCGACGGGCCGACGGGCGTCGGCGGCGGCGCCGGCGCCTACTGGCTCGGTAACACCGAGACGCCGTCGTCGCTGTGGCGGACGGAGAAGTACGCACTCGCGGACGTGCCGTTCGCGGTGACGCGGTGGGCCGAGCGCGAACTGCTCGCCGTGCTGTACGAGGACGAGCCGTGGTTCGAGGACTTCCCGCACCTCGCGTGGTACTTCCTCCCGGTGCTGTGCTCGAAGGACGGCTCGGGGACGACCCGGGAGTTCTTCCGCGAGCACGCCGCGGGGTTCCCCGACGCCGACCGCTTCGACGCGCTCGGCTTCTACGAACAGTTCCTCGCGACCGGCATCCTCGACGACGAGCGCGAGGAGATGGCGAGCAAACTCGGCACCAGCGAGTACCTCGACCTCACCCGCATGACGGCGACGATGGGCGAGTTCGACGTGGCCCGCCTGCTCGTGAACGCCGGCTACGACATCGAACCGGAAATCGAGGTGACGACCGACCACGTCATCGACTTCCGCGCGACCCACGACGACGGCACCTCGACGCTCGTCGAGGTGACCCGCCCGGTCGCACCCAATCTGCGGTCGGCGGGCACGCCCTCCGCCGCCGTCCGCGACACCGTCGAGACGAAGACGAGCGGCCAACTGGAGGCCCACGGCGGCGGCGTCACGCTGTTCGTCGACTGCTCGTCGTTCCCCGACGACGACTGGTTCGCCGTCCGCGGCGAGCAGCCCGACGTGGGCCACCGGCCCGCCGTCGTGTTCCGCTCGCGGCCGGACGGCCGGACGGAGGCGTACAAGAAGGGGAGCGTCCCGCTCGACATGGACGCGGCGCTGGAGTGGGTGTAG
- a CDS encoding YkgJ family cysteine cluster protein: MEVNCEGCAGCCIDWRPLGAPDDREREGRYRALDDTYHMVPLSRDEIRGFVDDGLGDALVPRLFASDGPRTTEVDGHRVAAIDGRPAFLVGLRKSPKPVAPFDGDRVWLDACTFLDPDTLRCRIHDSERYPDRCRTYPGHNLELDAATECERVERVHGEAGQRLRDDDVPEDLSPPPLGPRALGSTVFLHPEPDALDGAVSRLIAGEATAADRATFVASAAASAPGTAEVNPERFERERERVLAADSWVSAADAEWRAAADRRGSRVDDAPDATAVEEAGGAPSTGEWTPAE; this comes from the coding sequence ATGGAGGTGAACTGCGAGGGGTGTGCCGGCTGTTGCATCGACTGGCGACCGCTCGGCGCGCCCGACGACCGCGAGCGCGAGGGGCGCTACCGCGCGCTCGACGACACCTACCACATGGTCCCGCTCTCGCGCGACGAGATCCGCGGGTTCGTCGACGACGGCCTCGGCGACGCGCTCGTCCCTCGACTGTTCGCCAGCGACGGCCCGCGAACGACCGAGGTCGACGGCCACCGCGTCGCCGCCATCGACGGGCGCCCGGCGTTCCTCGTCGGCCTCCGCAAGTCGCCCAAGCCGGTCGCCCCCTTCGACGGCGACCGCGTCTGGCTCGACGCCTGCACGTTCCTCGACCCCGACACGCTCCGGTGTCGGATCCACGACTCCGAACGCTACCCCGACCGCTGTCGCACCTACCCGGGGCACAACCTCGAACTCGACGCCGCGACCGAGTGCGAGCGGGTCGAGCGCGTCCACGGCGAGGCCGGCCAGCGCCTCCGCGACGACGACGTGCCCGAGGACCTCTCGCCGCCGCCGCTCGGTCCCCGCGCGCTCGGGTCGACGGTGTTCTTACACCCGGAGCCGGACGCGCTCGACGGCGCAGTCAGCCGGTTGATCGCCGGCGAGGCCACCGCCGCGGACCGCGCCACGTTCGTCGCCAGCGCGGCGGCCTCCGCGCCGGGCACGGCCGAGGTGAACCCCGAGCGCTTCGAGCGCGAGCGCGAGCGCGTCCTCGCGGCGGACTCGTGGGTGAGCGCCGCCGACGCCGAGTGGCGGGCCGCCGCGGACCGCCGGGGGAGCCGCGTCGACGACGCGCCCGACGCGACCGCCGTCGAGGAGGCCGGCGGCGCACCGTCGACCGGCGAGTGGACGCCCGCCGAGTGA
- a CDS encoding class I SAM-dependent methyltransferase, with product MERFQNTGQPDWDWWGRLWPTPGATLRDLGVTSGDALVEIGSGNGYFALPAARVVDPAPVYALDLDEALLAELSTLAEMAGIDNVDPVHGDARDLADHVPADVDVCLLANAFHGVGEPAPFVEAVADVLAPDGQFVVVNWDTRPREETTVAGEPRGPPTDLRLSPAETERRVTAASDFRQVRHVDLPPYHYAMVFER from the coding sequence ATGGAACGGTTCCAGAACACCGGCCAGCCAGACTGGGACTGGTGGGGGCGACTGTGGCCGACGCCGGGAGCGACGCTGCGGGACCTCGGTGTCACCTCCGGCGACGCGCTCGTCGAAATCGGCAGCGGCAACGGCTACTTCGCGCTCCCGGCCGCGCGGGTCGTCGACCCCGCGCCGGTGTACGCGCTCGACCTCGACGAGGCGCTGCTCGCGGAACTGTCGACGCTCGCCGAGATGGCCGGCATCGACAACGTCGACCCCGTCCACGGCGACGCCCGCGACCTCGCCGACCACGTCCCCGCCGACGTCGACGTCTGCCTGCTCGCCAACGCCTTCCACGGGGTCGGCGAGCCGGCCCCGTTCGTCGAGGCGGTCGCGGACGTGCTGGCCCCCGACGGGCAGTTCGTCGTCGTCAACTGGGACACTCGGCCGCGCGAGGAGACGACCGTCGCGGGCGAACCGCGCGGCCCGCCGACGGACCTCCGGCTGTCGCCCGCGGAGACGGAGCGGCGCGTCACCGCCGCGAGTGACTTCCGCCAGGTCCGGCACGTCGACCTGCCGCCGTACCACTACGCGATGGTGTTCGAGCGGTAA
- a CDS encoding DUF5518 domain-containing protein: MTDWRAVAWGALVFLVVAAFGTAIPVVGQIGAGLLGGAVAGYLAGGGLGNGAYHGLLAGSVTGVAYTVLFALLGSVFGLAGAGPLGGLVGGAGVFLLGFVVTLVFAIDSAIAGAVGGVLAE; this comes from the coding sequence ATGACTGACTGGCGTGCGGTCGCGTGGGGCGCACTCGTCTTCCTCGTCGTCGCGGCGTTCGGCACGGCGATCCCGGTCGTCGGCCAGATCGGCGCGGGCCTGCTCGGCGGCGCCGTCGCCGGCTACCTCGCCGGTGGCGGCCTCGGTAACGGCGCCTACCACGGCCTGCTCGCGGGGTCGGTGACGGGCGTCGCCTACACCGTGTTGTTCGCGCTGCTGGGGAGCGTCTTCGGCCTCGCCGGCGCCGGCCCGCTCGGGGGGCTGGTCGGCGGCGCGGGGGTGTTCCTCCTCGGCTTCGTGGTCACGCTCGTGTTCGCCATCGACTCGGCCATCGCCGGCGCCGTCGGTGGCGTGTTGGCGGAGTAA
- a CDS encoding PHP domain-containing protein — protein MVIADLHAHTTVSDGTLTLDTLVAAARRADLDAVAVTDHDRIHPDLDAPVTVRDGVTVVRGIELRVDTGDNGERVDLLGYGVGDDDALRAECDRLQADRIDRGRRIIENVEAHLGVDLDLEPREGLGRPHIARAIHESDADYDYTGAFDHLIGNDGPCYVPRSVTPVERGVDLLRDACAVVGLAHPFRYDDPAAALDLCVEYDLDAVERFYPYGDAVATDPERVEALAAQHDLLLTGGTDAHGEELGVDGLDAEHWAAVSARLPEARS, from the coding sequence ATGGTGATCGCGGACCTCCACGCCCACACCACTGTCTCCGACGGGACGCTCACGCTCGACACGCTGGTCGCGGCGGCGCGCCGGGCCGACCTCGACGCCGTCGCCGTCACCGACCACGACCGGATCCACCCCGACCTCGACGCGCCGGTGACCGTCCGCGACGGCGTCACCGTCGTCCGCGGCATCGAACTCCGCGTCGACACCGGGGACAACGGCGAGCGCGTCGACCTCCTCGGCTACGGCGTCGGCGACGACGACGCGCTGCGCGCGGAGTGTGACCGCCTGCAGGCCGACCGAATCGACCGCGGGCGCCGGATCATCGAGAACGTCGAGGCCCACCTCGGCGTCGACCTCGACCTCGAACCCCGCGAGGGACTCGGGCGCCCGCACATCGCCCGCGCCATCCACGAGAGCGACGCCGACTACGACTACACGGGCGCGTTCGACCACCTCATCGGGAACGACGGCCCCTGCTACGTCCCGCGGTCGGTGACGCCGGTCGAGCGGGGGGTCGACCTCCTGCGCGACGCCTGCGCCGTCGTCGGCCTCGCGCACCCGTTCCGCTACGACGACCCCGCGGCGGCGCTGGACCTGTGTGTCGAGTACGACCTCGACGCAGTCGAGCGCTTCTACCCGTACGGCGACGCGGTCGCGACCGACCCCGAACGTGTGGAGGCGCTGGCGGCCCAGCACGACCTGCTGCTCACGGGGGGCACCGACGCCCACGGCGAGGAGTTGGGCGTCGACGGCCTCGACGCCGAGCACTGGGCCGCGGTCAGCGCGCGCTTGCCGGAGGCGCGGAGTTAA
- a CDS encoding DUF7530 family protein, translated as MDPSDVEARPAYGDAWVYESIVGALPGISLSKPAAIGLQVVIFEGGVLALAALYDLWAAVPAGTVAVGVAAVGSYFMLTLGGENRRLDVAETYYRLLFGSSIEVVLAVLAFVAVVTHLFVTDPATVGQPSAAARLLPIPIATASEPIVTELFGADPPTPVVFLALLVLWDLCYRIGTSWWTAVVSLYRELRLSPGPGTRRRFRRLDALNVGFAVAQLALVPFIADRPVLLLAMCGHVVAVTAVSGTAIALSLRAE; from the coding sequence GTGGACCCGAGCGACGTCGAGGCGCGCCCGGCGTACGGCGACGCGTGGGTGTACGAGAGCATCGTCGGCGCGCTCCCCGGCATCTCCCTCTCGAAGCCCGCGGCGATCGGCCTCCAGGTGGTGATCTTCGAGGGCGGCGTCCTCGCGCTCGCGGCGCTGTACGACCTGTGGGCGGCGGTGCCCGCGGGCACCGTCGCCGTCGGCGTCGCCGCCGTCGGGAGCTACTTCATGCTGACCCTCGGCGGCGAGAACCGTCGCCTCGACGTGGCGGAGACGTACTACCGGCTGTTGTTCGGGTCGAGCATCGAGGTCGTACTGGCGGTGCTGGCGTTCGTCGCGGTCGTCACCCACCTGTTCGTCACCGACCCCGCGACCGTCGGCCAGCCGTCGGCGGCGGCCCGCCTCCTCCCGATTCCGATCGCGACCGCCTCGGAACCGATCGTGACCGAACTGTTCGGTGCCGACCCGCCGACGCCGGTCGTCTTCCTCGCGTTGCTGGTGTTGTGGGACCTGTGCTACCGGATCGGCACGTCGTGGTGGACGGCGGTCGTCTCGTTGTACCGCGAACTCCGCCTGTCGCCGGGACCGGGGACGCGGCGGCGCTTTCGCCGACTCGACGCGCTCAACGTCGGCTTCGCCGTCGCCCAGCTGGCGCTCGTCCCGTTCATCGCCGACCGACCGGTGCTGTTGCTCGCGATGTGTGGGCACGTCGTCGCCGTCACCGCCGTCTCTGGAACGGCTATCGCGCTGTCGCTGCGCGCCGAGTGA
- a CDS encoding helicase C-terminal domain-containing protein, producing MDPARIVSEFPAPSFRGAQEQALSDITDAFAAGNRVVLVRAPTGSGKSLLARAIAGAARTVEEAGPSDATGAYYTTPQVSQLDDVAEDDLLDDLNVIRGKSNYDCILPGEEDTPVNRAPCARRRGYDCSIQHRCPYYSDRAIASNRPIAAMTLAYFMQTAGSDVFRKRDVVVVDEAHGLAEWAEMYATIELSPQTVPVWDQIGVPDVHNDEVGPLERTSRFAQALLGVCTDEKDELLRQGDLSPEEAARRDRLQELISEVKWFLEDYRDSESATTWVVDQPDGEGGALTIKPLDPEKYLKHTVWDRGNRFALLSATILSKESFCRGVGLDPSEVALVDVEHTFPVEHRPLYDTTQGKMTYEHRDETLPKVARLSLQLMARHPDEKGLIHAHSYAIASRLVEKFQQFGVGARVRSHDSDDRDAQLEAWKASDDPEVFVSVKMEEALDLKGDLCRWQVLCKAPYLNTSDSRVAARLEEGQWAWYHRAALRTVIQACGRVVRAPDDHGATYLADSSLLDLFERAEHDTPPWFRDQIDRMSVPDLPDFDPEAAMAGMDADPGPSSGAGHGIGRSSGGGGGKGFSGGTGGSSSSGGSSGRSSSSGTSSSRSGGSDDADDDPMADHPLSDVWGE from the coding sequence GTGGACCCCGCTCGGATCGTCTCGGAGTTCCCCGCACCCTCCTTCCGCGGGGCGCAAGAACAGGCGCTGAGCGACATCACCGACGCGTTCGCCGCCGGCAACCGCGTCGTGCTCGTGCGCGCGCCGACCGGCAGCGGGAAGTCGCTGCTCGCGCGCGCCATCGCCGGCGCCGCCCGCACCGTCGAGGAGGCCGGCCCCTCCGACGCGACGGGTGCGTACTACACGACGCCGCAGGTGTCCCAACTCGACGACGTGGCCGAGGACGACCTGCTCGACGACCTCAACGTGATCCGCGGGAAGTCCAACTACGACTGCATCCTCCCGGGCGAGGAGGACACCCCCGTCAACCGCGCTCCTTGCGCCCGGCGTCGCGGCTACGACTGCTCGATCCAGCACCGCTGTCCGTACTACTCCGACCGAGCCATCGCCTCGAACCGCCCTATCGCCGCGATGACGCTCGCGTACTTCATGCAGACCGCCGGGTCGGACGTGTTCCGCAAGCGCGACGTGGTCGTCGTCGACGAGGCCCACGGCCTCGCGGAGTGGGCGGAGATGTACGCGACCATCGAGTTGTCGCCGCAGACGGTCCCGGTCTGGGATCAGATCGGCGTCCCCGACGTACACAACGACGAGGTCGGCCCCCTAGAGCGCACCTCCCGGTTCGCGCAGGCGCTGCTCGGCGTCTGTACCGACGAGAAAGACGAGTTGCTCCGGCAGGGCGACCTCTCGCCCGAGGAGGCCGCCCGCCGCGACCGCCTCCAGGAACTGATCTCCGAGGTGAAGTGGTTCCTCGAAGACTACCGCGACAGCGAGTCGGCGACGACGTGGGTCGTCGACCAGCCAGACGGCGAGGGCGGCGCCCTCACGATCAAACCGCTCGACCCCGAGAAGTACCTGAAACACACCGTGTGGGACCGCGGCAACCGCTTCGCGCTCCTCTCGGCGACCATCCTCAGCAAGGAGTCCTTCTGCCGTGGCGTCGGTCTCGACCCCTCGGAGGTCGCGCTCGTCGACGTGGAGCACACGTTCCCCGTCGAGCACCGGCCGCTGTACGACACGACGCAGGGGAAGATGACGTACGAACACCGCGACGAGACGCTCCCGAAGGTCGCGCGCCTGAGTCTGCAACTGATGGCGCGCCACCCCGACGAGAAGGGGCTGATTCACGCCCACAGCTACGCCATCGCGAGCCGCCTCGTCGAGAAGTTCCAGCAGTTCGGCGTCGGCGCGCGCGTCCGCAGCCACGACAGCGACGACCGCGACGCGCAACTGGAGGCGTGGAAGGCCAGCGACGACCCCGAGGTGTTCGTCTCGGTGAAGATGGAGGAGGCGCTCGACCTGAAGGGCGACCTCTGTCGCTGGCAGGTGCTGTGTAAGGCGCCGTACCTCAACACGAGCGACTCCCGCGTCGCCGCCCGACTGGAGGAGGGCCAGTGGGCGTGGTACCACCGCGCGGCCCTGCGGACCGTCATCCAGGCGTGCGGGCGAGTCGTCCGCGCGCCCGACGACCACGGCGCCACCTACCTCGCGGATTCGAGTCTCCTCGACCTGTTCGAACGCGCCGAACACGACACGCCGCCGTGGTTCCGCGACCAGATCGACCGGATGTCGGTGCCGGACCTCCCCGACTTCGACCCCGAGGCGGCGATGGCGGGGATGGACGCCGACCCCGGCCCGAGTTCGGGTGCCGGACACGGGATCGGCCGATCGAGTGGCGGCGGCGGTGGCAAGGGCTTCAGCGGCGGAACCGGCGGCTCGTCGTCGTCGGGTGGCTCGTCCGGGCGGTCCTCTTCCAGCGGCACCTCGTCGTCCCGCTCCGGGGGGAGCGACGACGCCGACGACGACCCGATGGCGGACCACCCCCTCTCCGACGTGTGGGGAGAGTAG
- a CDS encoding DUF5786 family protein, giving the protein MSMGAYDDEEHERREQKTRVDADFAEERSEYRGRVTYDSGESAEALLDQFKTIKGE; this is encoded by the coding sequence ATGTCAATGGGTGCCTACGACGACGAGGAGCACGAGCGGCGGGAACAGAAGACCCGCGTCGACGCCGACTTCGCCGAGGAACGCAGCGAGTACCGCGGCAGGGTGACGTACGACTCCGGCGAGTCGGCCGAGGCACTCTTGGACCAGTTCAAGACGATCAAGGGCGAGTAA
- a CDS encoding DedA family protein, giving the protein MPAWLESLLASEYALVVLFAVFVLEGAMLMYFMPSELIVPGSLLLFGHSVDTVVAVLAVAVLGATVGQTALFVVAQRGGREWLLQKRWFRVSEERLDKFDGWFDRWGQVVVPVSNSLLFTRGMLTVPAGLAEMDVRRFALLSAVGTLVFESALAALYVFGVDLLW; this is encoded by the coding sequence ATGCCCGCGTGGCTGGAGTCGTTGCTGGCCTCGGAGTACGCGCTCGTCGTCCTGTTCGCCGTCTTCGTGCTGGAGGGGGCGATGCTGATGTACTTCATGCCGAGCGAACTGATCGTCCCCGGGTCGCTCCTCCTGTTCGGGCACTCGGTCGACACCGTCGTCGCCGTCCTTGCCGTCGCGGTACTCGGCGCGACGGTCGGCCAGACGGCGCTGTTCGTCGTCGCCCAGCGCGGCGGGCGCGAGTGGCTCCTCCAGAAGCGGTGGTTCCGCGTGAGCGAGGAGCGCCTCGACAAGTTCGACGGCTGGTTCGACCGCTGGGGGCAGGTCGTCGTCCCCGTCTCGAACTCGCTGCTGTTCACGCGCGGGATGCTCACCGTCCCCGCGGGACTCGCGGAGATGGACGTGCGCCGGTTCGCGCTGCTGTCGGCGGTCGGCACGCTCGTGTTCGAGTCGGCGCTGGCGGCGCTGTACGTGTTCGGCGTCGACCTGCTGTGGTGA
- a CDS encoding DUF367 family protein, with translation MDLHVRYEGDDDPDKCTARKLAKFDLTELHRSDAATPYGVVLNPHAERALSPADADGDAGETLVALDCSWESAGEARFSLPGEHRALPYLVAANPVNFGRPMQLTTVEAFAAALCILGEPDHAERVLAKFTWGETFLELNEEPLRRYSECADSSEVVAIQQEYLDR, from the coding sequence GTGGACCTGCACGTTCGGTACGAGGGCGACGACGACCCCGACAAGTGCACGGCCCGGAAGCTCGCCAAGTTCGACCTGACCGAACTCCACCGGTCGGACGCGGCGACGCCGTACGGCGTCGTGCTCAACCCCCACGCCGAGCGAGCGCTGTCACCGGCGGACGCCGACGGCGACGCCGGGGAGACGCTCGTCGCGCTCGACTGCTCCTGGGAGTCGGCCGGGGAGGCCCGCTTCTCGCTCCCGGGCGAACACCGCGCGCTCCCGTACCTCGTTGCCGCCAACCCCGTGAACTTCGGTCGCCCGATGCAGTTGACGACCGTCGAGGCGTTCGCCGCCGCGCTGTGTATCCTCGGCGAGCCCGACCACGCCGAGCGCGTGCTCGCGAAGTTCACGTGGGGGGAGACGTTCCTCGAACTCAACGAGGAGCCGTTGCGCCGCTACAGCGAGTGTGCCGACTCCTCGGAGGTCGTCGCGATCCAGCAGGAGTACCTCGACCGCTGA
- the hemB gene encoding porphobilinogen synthase produces the protein MFPTDRPRRLRTDGVRSLVSETSLSASDLIAPVFVDATTDERVAIESMPGHERVPVDEAVARVEEVRSTGVEAVMVFGIPESKDSVGSRAYAEDGVVQRAVRDIAAETDAYVITDVCMCEYTDHGHCGVVEEHAETDPTLTVKNDETLDLLAQTAVSHAEAGADMVAPSSMTDGMVGAIRAGLDDAGFSEVPIMSYAVKYESSFYGPFRDAADGAPAFGDRRHYQMDPANRREATREARADVEQGADVLMVKPGLPYLDIVRDVREGFDLPVAAYNVSGEYAMLHAAADRGWLDLEATARESLLSLKRAGADLILTYFAEDVAESL, from the coding sequence ATGTTCCCCACCGACCGGCCTCGCCGCCTGCGGACCGACGGCGTCCGCTCGCTGGTCTCCGAGACGAGCCTCTCGGCGTCGGACCTCATCGCGCCGGTGTTCGTCGACGCGACGACCGACGAGCGCGTCGCCATCGAGTCGATGCCCGGCCACGAGCGCGTCCCCGTCGACGAGGCGGTCGCGCGCGTCGAGGAGGTGCGCTCGACCGGCGTCGAGGCGGTGATGGTGTTCGGCATCCCCGAGTCGAAGGATTCGGTCGGCTCCCGCGCGTACGCCGAGGACGGCGTCGTCCAGCGCGCCGTCCGCGACATCGCCGCGGAGACGGACGCGTACGTGATCACCGACGTCTGCATGTGCGAGTACACCGACCACGGCCACTGCGGGGTCGTCGAGGAGCACGCCGAGACGGACCCGACGCTCACGGTGAAGAACGACGAGACGCTCGACCTGCTCGCTCAGACGGCGGTCTCGCACGCCGAGGCGGGCGCCGACATGGTGGCGCCGTCTTCGATGACCGACGGAATGGTCGGCGCCATCCGCGCGGGACTGGACGACGCCGGGTTCAGCGAGGTGCCGATCATGAGCTACGCCGTGAAGTACGAGTCGTCGTTCTACGGCCCGTTCCGCGACGCCGCCGACGGCGCGCCCGCCTTCGGCGACCGTCGGCACTACCAGATGGACCCCGCGAACCGGCGCGAGGCGACGCGCGAAGCCCGCGCCGACGTGGAACAGGGTGCGGACGTGCTGATGGTGAAGCCCGGGCTCCCGTACCTCGACATCGTCCGCGACGTGCGCGAGGGCTTCGACCTGCCCGTCGCCGCCTACAACGTCTCCGGAGAGTACGCGATGCTCCACGCCGCGGCCGACCGCGGGTGGCTGGATCTGGAGGCGACCGCCCGCGAGTCGCTGCTGTCGCTGAAGCGCGCGGGCGCGGACCTGATCCTGACGTACTTCGCCGAGGACGTGGCCGAGTCGCTGTAA
- a CDS encoding DUF7561 family protein: MSKQRCDGCGRRVRLGGGIGDLWSFETGSTDGLTLTLADGTEHFLCYDCIDALPDDEEVTHEHVDALPDDGA, encoded by the coding sequence ATGAGCAAGCAGCGGTGTGACGGCTGCGGGCGGCGAGTCCGTCTCGGCGGCGGCATCGGCGACCTCTGGTCGTTCGAGACGGGCAGCACCGACGGGCTGACGCTGACGTTGGCCGACGGCACCGAGCACTTCCTCTGCTACGACTGCATCGACGCGCTGCCAGACGACGAGGAGGTCACGCACGAGCACGTCGACGCGCTCCCCGACGACGGGGCGTAG